In the Bifidobacterium catenulatum PV20-2 genome, one interval contains:
- a CDS encoding TM2 domain-containing protein yields MSDNNAGYNNSGQDNYYASNDSTQADFGQFQDGCNQPAAQPYNPNQYASQQPVQGHAPDAQGNNIPDGTYGNAQPYGQPAAYGSSVPADGLAAPAYAQPTQPAQPSYGQSMYGPADYAQSAQTPYDQQPAQPQYTQPAYNQPPIYAQQAYYQAAQQQPGYGYAQKSKIVAGLLGLFLGTLGIHNFYLGYTGKAVAQLLLTLIGWIILIGPIISGIWSLIEAVLILCSSYGSNWHRDGRGQELQD; encoded by the coding sequence ATGAGTGACAACAATGCCGGCTACAACAATTCCGGACAAGACAACTATTACGCGTCGAATGATTCGACCCAAGCTGATTTCGGACAATTCCAGGATGGCTGCAATCAGCCTGCAGCGCAACCGTACAATCCCAACCAGTATGCATCGCAGCAGCCTGTGCAGGGACATGCCCCGGACGCGCAGGGCAACAACATTCCCGACGGTACGTATGGCAATGCCCAGCCATATGGTCAGCCGGCTGCCTACGGTTCGTCCGTGCCCGCAGATGGCTTGGCCGCTCCCGCTTACGCGCAGCCTACGCAGCCAGCTCAGCCCAGCTACGGCCAGTCGATGTATGGACCGGCGGATTACGCACAATCGGCGCAGACCCCCTACGATCAGCAGCCGGCGCAGCCCCAATACACGCAGCCCGCATACAATCAGCCGCCAATCTACGCGCAGCAGGCCTACTATCAGGCGGCCCAACAGCAGCCAGGCTACGGCTACGCGCAGAAGTCGAAGATCGTCGCCGGCCTTCTCGGCCTGTTCCTCGGCACCCTAGGCATACACAACTTCTATCTGGGCTACACCGGCAAGGCCGTGGCCCAGCTGTTGCTGACCCTGATCGGATGGATCATCCTTATCGGACCGATCATTTCCGGAATCTGGTCTCTGATCGAAGCCGTCCTCATCCTGTGCTCCAGCTACGGGTCCAACTGGCACCGCGATGGGCGCGGCCAAGAGCTCCAAGATTGA
- a CDS encoding Crp/Fnr family transcriptional regulator, whose amino-acid sequence MATPNETNSGPSGESATLLHTALFKQVSSEEAEELLPHLQHAEYNKGDYIFREGDTDHRMYLLERGRVKLIRQSSDRRVQLLSIHAYGEVLGEIPVFDPHGGPRTASAVAMTSDTKVVWLEHDALFAWLDEHPRVAVDMLQVLAHRMRDNNERISELVFMDVPGRLAKTLLNLASRFGEPVEAGLKVPHDLTQEEMAQLVGSSRETVNKALMDFANRGWIAREGRSIIIYQPGMLIRRSRR is encoded by the coding sequence ATGGCTACGCCAAATGAGACCAATAGTGGACCCAGTGGCGAAAGCGCGACGTTGCTGCACACCGCGTTGTTCAAGCAGGTTTCTTCCGAAGAGGCGGAGGAACTGCTGCCGCATCTGCAGCATGCCGAATACAATAAGGGCGACTATATTTTCCGTGAAGGCGACACCGATCATCGCATGTATCTGCTGGAACGTGGGCGCGTCAAACTGATCCGGCAATCGTCCGACAGGCGTGTGCAGTTGTTGAGCATTCATGCGTACGGCGAGGTGCTGGGTGAGATTCCGGTGTTCGATCCGCACGGTGGCCCGCGCACCGCGTCCGCCGTGGCCATGACCAGTGACACGAAAGTCGTATGGCTTGAGCATGACGCCCTGTTCGCATGGCTTGACGAGCATCCGCGCGTGGCCGTCGACATGCTTCAGGTGCTCGCGCATCGCATGCGTGACAATAACGAGCGCATTTCGGAGCTTGTGTTCATGGACGTGCCGGGACGTTTGGCGAAAACGTTACTGAATCTGGCGTCACGTTTCGGCGAGCCGGTCGAGGCGGGGTTGAAGGTGCCGCACGATCTGACGCAGGAGGAAATGGCGCAGCTGGTCGGTTCGTCGCGCGAAACGGTGAACAAGGCGCTGATGGATTTCGCCAACCGTGGATGGATTGCGCGTGAGGGCCGTTCCATCATCATCTACCAGCCGGGTATGCTTATTCGTCGATCGAGACGATAA
- a CDS encoding DeoR/GlpR family DNA-binding transcription regulator, translating to MISSQRQHLILSRLRTRGAVRITALSKELGVSAMTIRRDIADLADKGLLKRVHGGAVTTSTLLSEPLFSVKSQMDIGLKDAIAQEAIKYVAPGDVIAVGGGTTAYVFAQHLLESQQSSGITILTNSIPVAELVQALESKDVEVIVTGGVTTRSNSLVGPIADKVVSSLRVNTVFLGTHSVSIPRGFLMPNSLEAATDMAMMDIADRTIILTDHTKWSCTSLSLFARFDQVDTVITDDGLDPDSVGKTRDLVKELVLAHQNEPIQEGE from the coding sequence ATGATATCGTCACAACGTCAACATTTGATTTTGAGCAGGTTGCGTACCCGCGGTGCGGTGCGTATCACCGCATTGTCCAAAGAATTGGGTGTTTCCGCCATGACCATCCGTCGCGATATCGCCGATCTGGCCGACAAGGGTTTGCTGAAACGCGTGCACGGCGGCGCCGTCACCACCAGCACGCTGCTGAGCGAGCCGCTGTTCTCTGTAAAGTCGCAGATGGACATCGGCCTCAAAGACGCCATCGCACAGGAAGCCATCAAATATGTGGCGCCCGGCGACGTGATCGCCGTCGGCGGCGGCACCACGGCATACGTGTTCGCGCAACATCTGCTTGAATCGCAGCAGTCATCGGGCATAACCATCCTCACCAACTCCATTCCGGTGGCAGAACTGGTGCAGGCGCTGGAATCGAAAGACGTGGAAGTCATCGTGACCGGCGGCGTGACCACCCGATCCAACTCGCTCGTAGGGCCGATTGCCGACAAGGTGGTGTCCTCCCTGCGCGTCAACACAGTCTTCCTGGGCACGCATTCCGTGTCCATTCCGCGCGGCTTCCTCATGCCGAACTCGCTTGAGGCCGCAACCGATATGGCAATGATGGACATTGCCGATCGAACCATAATTTTGACCGATCACACCAAGTGGAGCTGCACATCATTGTCGCTTTTCGCACGCTTCGACCAGGTGGACACGGTCATTACCGATGATGGACTAGACCCCGATTCGGTTGGGAAAACAAGGGATTTGGTTAAAGAGCTCGTGCTGGCGCACCAGAACGAGCCTATTCAGGAAGGTGAATAA
- a CDS encoding 3-isopropylmalate dehydrogenase has product MSDSAKKYTIAVIPGDGIGKEVTPWAQKALEKAAEGVAEFDYENFDLGAERYLRDGAILPEEEEERIKKTDAILLGAVGDPRIKAGILERGLLLKLRFDLDQYVNLRPSKLYKGVTSPLANPGDIDFVVVREGTEGLYCGAGGAVRRGTPNEVATEVSINTAYGVERVVRYAFQLAMKRRKRVTLVHKKNVLVNAGDMWQRIVDKVAEEYPEVSHDYLHIDATTIFMVSNPSRFDVILTDNLFGDIITDEAGAVVGGVGYSASGCINASDEYPSMFEPIHGSAPDIAGQNKANPTAAILSAAMLLRHLGFDEAAAKIDAAVEADIEELGSTTRSTDEVGRDILARM; this is encoded by the coding sequence ATGAGTGATTCTGCAAAGAAGTACACCATCGCCGTCATTCCGGGCGATGGCATTGGCAAGGAAGTGACTCCGTGGGCCCAGAAGGCTCTGGAGAAGGCGGCCGAGGGCGTCGCTGAATTCGATTACGAGAATTTCGATCTTGGTGCCGAGCGTTACCTGCGCGACGGTGCGATTCTTCCGGAAGAGGAAGAGGAGCGCATCAAGAAGACCGATGCGATTCTGCTGGGCGCCGTAGGCGATCCGCGCATCAAGGCCGGCATTCTGGAACGTGGTCTGCTGCTCAAGCTCCGCTTCGATCTCGACCAGTACGTCAACCTGCGTCCTTCCAAGCTGTACAAGGGCGTGACCTCCCCGCTCGCCAACCCGGGCGACATCGACTTCGTTGTAGTGCGTGAAGGCACCGAAGGCCTGTACTGCGGCGCCGGCGGAGCGGTGCGTCGCGGCACCCCGAACGAGGTGGCCACCGAAGTCTCCATCAACACCGCCTACGGTGTGGAGCGCGTGGTACGTTACGCCTTCCAGCTGGCCATGAAGCGCAGGAAGCGTGTGACCCTCGTGCACAAGAAGAACGTGCTCGTCAACGCGGGCGACATGTGGCAGCGCATCGTTGACAAGGTCGCCGAGGAATATCCGGAAGTCTCCCATGACTATCTGCACATTGACGCGACCACCATCTTCATGGTGTCCAATCCGTCCCGTTTCGACGTGATCCTCACCGATAACCTGTTCGGCGACATCATCACCGACGAGGCCGGCGCCGTGGTCGGTGGCGTTGGCTATTCCGCTTCCGGATGCATCAACGCTTCCGACGAATACCCGTCCATGTTCGAGCCGATCCACGGTTCCGCTCCAGATATCGCAGGTCAGAACAAGGCCAATCCGACCGCCGCGATTCTTTCCGCAGCCATGCTGCTGCGCCACCTTGGATTCGACGAAGCCGCAGCCAAGATCGATGCGGCCGTCGAAGCCGACATTGAGGAACTGGGATCCACCACCCGCTCCACCGACGAGGTCGGACGCGACATTCTGGCCCGCATGTGA
- a CDS encoding quinone-dependent dihydroorotate dehydrogenase, whose product MTYVSENFWHDAVNKATTDLFTFGYKHIIKPFFVFNQTPDVAHDQMIQFCKITKNIPPLMWACREMLNYSDPVLETNVMGIDFVNPFGLSAGLDKNCEMPVLLDNAGFGFETVGSTTSRPCPGNPRPWFHRLPEYDSMMVHVGLANEGSEIVVPRAEQAWTKARNMQISVSIARTNDNKTGDLEEGIEDYCISMRRAAGRTAMVEVNISCPNTMAGEPFNESPEALDRLFTELDKIERPQPTLVKLPLNKSWEEFKELLDVLAEHNVQGLSIANLQKDRTGMNIPRDWEGGLSGSPCYAASNERIKQVYREYGDRFTIAGIGGVFTPQQAYEKIRSGSSLVMFISSLMYRGPQQITVLKRGLAELLKRDGFDHVSQAVGIDA is encoded by the coding sequence ATGACGTATGTTTCTGAGAATTTCTGGCACGACGCGGTGAACAAAGCCACCACCGATCTCTTCACCTTCGGCTACAAGCACATCATCAAACCGTTTTTCGTTTTCAATCAAACGCCCGACGTGGCGCATGACCAGATGATCCAGTTCTGCAAGATCACCAAGAACATTCCTCCGCTGATGTGGGCGTGCCGTGAAATGCTCAACTACTCCGACCCGGTGCTGGAAACCAATGTTATGGGCATCGACTTTGTCAATCCGTTCGGTCTTTCCGCCGGTCTTGACAAGAACTGCGAGATGCCGGTCTTGCTCGACAATGCCGGTTTCGGCTTCGAAACGGTCGGTTCCACCACGTCCCGCCCATGCCCCGGCAATCCGAGGCCGTGGTTCCATCGCCTGCCTGAATATGATTCGATGATGGTGCACGTCGGTCTTGCCAATGAGGGATCGGAAATCGTGGTTCCTCGTGCGGAGCAGGCTTGGACGAAAGCTCGCAACATGCAGATTTCCGTGTCCATCGCCCGCACGAATGACAACAAAACCGGCGATTTGGAAGAAGGCATCGAGGATTACTGCATTTCGATGCGCCGCGCCGCCGGCCGCACCGCCATGGTCGAAGTGAACATCTCCTGCCCGAACACCATGGCCGGCGAACCGTTCAACGAAAGTCCGGAAGCGCTCGACAGGCTATTCACCGAACTCGACAAAATCGAACGCCCGCAGCCCACACTGGTAAAACTGCCGTTGAACAAGAGCTGGGAAGAGTTCAAGGAACTGCTTGACGTGCTTGCCGAGCACAACGTGCAGGGGCTATCGATCGCGAACCTGCAGAAGGATCGTACCGGCATGAACATCCCGCGTGATTGGGAGGGCGGATTGTCGGGCTCGCCTTGCTATGCGGCCAGCAACGAACGCATCAAGCAGGTGTACCGCGAATACGGCGACCGTTTCACAATCGCAGGCATCGGCGGCGTGTTCACACCGCAGCAGGCCTATGAGAAGATCCGTTCCGGCTCGTCGTTGGTGATGTTCATCAGCTCGCTGATGTACCGCGGTCCGCAGCAGATCACCGTTTTGAAGCGCGGTCTCGCCGAACTGCTCAAGCGCGACGGTTTCGACCACGTCAGCCAGGCCGTCGGCATCGACGCCTGA
- a CDS encoding transglycosylase domain-containing protein, translated as MGTMPEKKTLTVQRVLALVIAYITLSVGGGVAASLFLLPAVFGANSVAKAVIPSLSVEGIDFDVTSLPQKSTMYASDGTTKITEFWDQNREVVPLKKISKYMQQAVVSREDRRFFTHGGVDVQGVFRAFVQTYMKGDHQGGSSLTQQYVKNVLILQAQQDDDPIAQYHASEDTIARKLREMLISVQMEKQYSKPEILQGYLNIAQFGGNSLYGVQAAAKRYFNTTADQLNIVQSATIAAITKNPNAYDPSVESNQPESEKQRNIVLQLMNEQGYISDAEYQEAVNTPLADTLDVQPISTGCMAADYDAGYFCDYVVHKILNSKEFGKTSEDRERLLKEGGLKIVTTLDIDANTLLNETARNTIPPEDSSGMEIVMASVKPGTGEVLGFGLNRTYDATEAAQGDQTKDSMNYAVDREDGGGMGFSIGSSWKPVNLVAWMEAGHSVNENLQTSTRYSTSLFACDRYTGGTDTWNVTNAITNGTVNPETPALALARSHNTTQASMGSIIGLCKIADTATELGYHDANTGETLDKTSSFVPAMMVGNVNVSPLTMASIFAVYASNGVQCNPIALKQVTDVDGNDIKVPSANCHQAVDPEIIQTLAWAMNQGVVRPDGAGGVAQLANGRKTFAKTGTHEDQLVTTGGFIPNQIATFVLVGDVQNPVGHPIANIAINGQYHGYWDGSTIAAPAWRDFMNAYAERKQLPIDNDYGQPAAKYSATSGAVTRIGGGKQNATQQQSTIIQQQNQSLQQQSQSLQQQSQQNDQQADQDQQQTEDE; from the coding sequence ATGGGCACCATGCCCGAAAAGAAGACTTTGACCGTTCAACGTGTGCTCGCACTCGTGATTGCCTACATCACGCTGAGTGTGGGTGGCGGCGTGGCCGCCAGTTTGTTCCTCCTACCGGCGGTTTTCGGCGCGAACAGCGTCGCCAAGGCGGTTATTCCGTCGCTGTCGGTCGAAGGTATTGATTTTGATGTGACCAGCCTGCCGCAGAAGTCGACCATGTACGCTTCCGATGGCACCACGAAAATCACCGAATTCTGGGATCAGAATCGTGAAGTCGTGCCGTTGAAGAAGATTTCCAAATACATGCAGCAGGCCGTGGTCTCGCGTGAAGACAGACGATTCTTCACTCACGGCGGCGTTGATGTGCAGGGTGTGTTCCGCGCGTTCGTCCAAACATACATGAAGGGCGACCATCAGGGCGGTTCATCCCTTACCCAGCAGTATGTCAAAAACGTGCTGATTCTGCAGGCGCAGCAGGATGACGATCCGATCGCGCAATACCATGCGTCGGAAGATACCATCGCACGAAAATTGAGGGAAATGCTGATTTCCGTGCAAATGGAAAAGCAGTATTCCAAGCCTGAAATTTTGCAGGGATATCTCAATATCGCACAGTTCGGCGGTAATAGTCTCTATGGCGTGCAGGCGGCTGCGAAACGGTATTTCAACACCACCGCAGATCAGCTGAACATCGTGCAGTCCGCCACCATCGCGGCAATCACCAAGAATCCGAACGCTTACGATCCTTCCGTCGAATCGAACCAGCCGGAATCCGAGAAGCAACGCAACATCGTGCTGCAGCTGATGAACGAGCAGGGTTATATTTCGGATGCGGAATATCAGGAGGCGGTCAATACTCCGCTTGCAGATACGCTTGATGTTCAGCCTATTTCCACCGGTTGCATGGCCGCGGATTATGATGCGGGCTATTTCTGCGATTACGTGGTTCATAAGATTTTGAATTCCAAGGAATTCGGCAAGACCAGCGAGGACAGGGAAAGACTGCTGAAAGAGGGCGGCCTGAAGATTGTCACCACGTTGGATATCGATGCCAACACCTTGTTGAACGAAACCGCGCGCAACACCATTCCACCGGAAGATTCCTCCGGCATGGAAATCGTGATGGCGTCCGTCAAACCGGGTACCGGAGAAGTGTTGGGCTTCGGGCTGAACCGAACGTATGATGCCACCGAAGCGGCCCAAGGCGACCAGACCAAGGATTCCATGAACTACGCAGTGGATCGAGAAGACGGCGGCGGCATGGGCTTCTCCATCGGCTCGTCGTGGAAGCCTGTCAATCTGGTGGCATGGATGGAAGCGGGACATTCTGTCAACGAGAACCTGCAGACGTCCACGAGGTATTCGACTTCGTTGTTCGCATGCGATCGTTATACCGGTGGCACTGATACGTGGAACGTCACCAACGCAATAACCAATGGAACGGTGAATCCGGAAACGCCGGCGTTGGCTTTGGCGAGGTCTCATAACACCACGCAGGCTTCCATGGGATCCATCATCGGCTTGTGCAAGATTGCCGATACCGCAACTGAACTTGGCTATCATGATGCGAATACCGGTGAGACGCTCGACAAGACCTCATCATTCGTGCCTGCCATGATGGTCGGTAACGTCAACGTGTCCCCGCTGACGATGGCAAGCATCTTCGCTGTATATGCGTCCAATGGCGTGCAATGCAATCCGATCGCGCTGAAGCAGGTGACTGATGTGGATGGCAATGATATTAAGGTGCCTTCCGCGAACTGCCATCAGGCGGTTGATCCGGAAATTATTCAAACGCTTGCTTGGGCCATGAATCAAGGCGTTGTTCGTCCTGACGGCGCAGGCGGTGTGGCACAGTTGGCCAATGGACGTAAGACCTTCGCCAAGACCGGTACCCACGAGGATCAGCTAGTTACGACAGGTGGTTTCATTCCGAACCAGATCGCTACATTCGTGCTCGTCGGTGACGTGCAGAATCCGGTTGGACACCCGATTGCGAATATCGCTATCAACGGCCAATACCACGGCTATTGGGATGGTTCCACCATCGCGGCCCCGGCATGGCGTGACTTTATGAATGCTTATGCGGAACGCAAACAGCTGCCGATTGATAACGATTATGGGCAGCCTGCGGCCAAGTATTCCGCAACATCCGGCGCGGTCACTAGGATTGGCGGTGGAAAGCAGAATGCCACACAGCAGCAAAGCACAATCATTCAGCAGCAGAACCAGTCACTTCAGCAGCAAAGCCAGTCGCTTCAGCAGCAAAGCCAGCAGAACGACCAGCAGGCTGATCAGGATCAGCAGCAGACCGAAGATGAGTGA
- a CDS encoding NADH:flavin oxidoreductase/NADH oxidase, protein MSEDEKKTKQSKKAKTNGTVGLFDPMTLRGVTVRNRIWLPPMDTYSALAQDGLPTPFHYQHYVSRAMGGFGMIIVEATAVAPEGRISPCDLGLWADEQMDAWRWIVADTKAAGATMAVQLNHAGRKASTGCFSIGFEHESVPEEQGGWKTVGPSANAFGSLTKPRALAVDEIHAIVDQFRDAAWRAYDIGFDAVEIHAAHGYLLSQFLDPLINEREDEYGGSFENRIRMLVEVVDAVRSVVPDTMPVLVRVSATDWAAGGWDLDQTVDLAKVLKEHGVDLVDVSTGGMIPGVTIPVKPGYQVPFAEQVRSRAGIPTTAVGLITKPKQAKKILKSGAADAIEIGRVALRDPNWPLRAAAKLDIPTENAPYQPQYVRGAY, encoded by the coding sequence ATGAGCGAAGATGAAAAGAAGACGAAGCAGTCGAAGAAGGCCAAAACCAATGGCACGGTTGGCCTGTTCGATCCTATGACTTTGCGTGGAGTGACCGTGCGCAACCGTATCTGGCTGCCGCCGATGGACACGTATTCCGCGTTGGCCCAGGATGGTCTGCCCACGCCATTCCACTACCAGCATTATGTGTCGCGTGCCATGGGCGGTTTCGGCATGATTATCGTGGAAGCTACCGCAGTGGCGCCGGAGGGTCGTATTTCGCCATGCGACTTGGGATTGTGGGCCGACGAGCAGATGGATGCATGGCGTTGGATCGTTGCCGATACGAAGGCCGCCGGCGCCACCATGGCGGTGCAGCTCAACCATGCCGGACGCAAAGCCTCCACCGGTTGCTTCTCCATCGGTTTCGAGCATGAGAGCGTGCCGGAGGAGCAGGGCGGTTGGAAGACTGTGGGGCCAAGCGCCAACGCGTTCGGCTCGCTGACCAAGCCTCGCGCGTTGGCCGTTGACGAGATCCATGCCATTGTCGACCAGTTCCGCGATGCCGCTTGGCGTGCTTATGATATCGGTTTTGACGCGGTGGAAATTCATGCGGCCCACGGCTATCTGCTGTCGCAGTTCCTCGACCCGCTGATTAACGAGCGTGAGGATGAGTATGGCGGATCGTTCGAAAACCGCATCCGCATGCTGGTCGAGGTCGTGGACGCCGTGCGTTCCGTCGTGCCCGACACCATGCCGGTGCTGGTGCGCGTTTCCGCAACCGACTGGGCTGCCGGCGGTTGGGATCTCGACCAGACCGTCGACCTTGCCAAAGTATTGAAGGAGCATGGCGTCGATCTGGTGGATGTTTCCACCGGAGGCATGATTCCGGGCGTGACCATTCCGGTCAAGCCCGGCTATCAGGTTCCGTTCGCGGAGCAGGTGCGTTCGCGTGCCGGAATCCCAACCACGGCGGTCGGTCTGATCACCAAACCGAAGCAGGCCAAGAAGATTCTCAAATCCGGTGCTGCCGACGCCATCGAAATCGGACGTGTGGCATTGCGTGATCCGAACTGGCCATTGCGTGCCGCAGCCAAGCTCGATATTCCGACCGAAAATGCGCCCTATCAGCCGCAATACGTGCGTGGCGCGTATTAA
- the galT gene encoding galactose-1-phosphate uridylyltransferase, which translates to MSEFANYTPGEYAKEHIRITPTTLADGRAFFYLDDDPEYVSGAKTRELNDPRQLAYRFSNQLNAAGEEVPYAAPEMRRDPLTGDWIPMATARMNRPITAGPGATAKGNPLAARKPGDPYQDGEVPDTDYNVVVFENRFPSMVRVPGRSEAVEYVNGNPLWEKKLAAGRCEVICFDPDENGLPADLPVSRLRTVVEAWAFRTAEISKMEGIEQIFPFENHGQEIGVSLAHPHGQVYCYPFIAPKMEAELKQTEAYHEKTGGNLLKDLMNSEIEAGERIVMRNHSWVAYVPAAARWPLEVHVAPVRDVLTLDELNDQERWDLAVMYSTLLKRGNAFFDKGDGKGMDLPYIAAWHQAPIHDARRENYRLNLQFFSFRRAANKIKYLAGSESGMAAWVSDTTPELIAKRFHELGPIDIEG; encoded by the coding sequence ATGAGTGAATTCGCAAACTACACTCCGGGAGAGTACGCGAAGGAACACATTCGCATCACGCCGACCACGCTCGCCGATGGCCGTGCGTTCTTCTACCTCGACGATGATCCGGAATATGTTTCCGGCGCGAAGACGCGCGAACTGAACGATCCTCGTCAGCTGGCATACCGCTTCTCCAACCAGCTCAACGCAGCCGGTGAGGAAGTGCCGTACGCCGCTCCGGAAATGCGTCGCGATCCACTGACCGGCGATTGGATTCCGATGGCGACCGCACGCATGAACCGCCCGATCACCGCAGGACCGGGTGCCACCGCCAAAGGCAACCCGCTGGCCGCACGCAAGCCGGGCGACCCGTACCAGGACGGCGAAGTGCCGGATACCGACTACAACGTGGTCGTGTTCGAAAACCGCTTCCCGTCGATGGTTCGAGTGCCGGGCCGTTCCGAAGCTGTGGAATACGTCAACGGCAACCCGCTGTGGGAGAAGAAGCTCGCCGCAGGCCGCTGCGAAGTGATCTGCTTCGACCCGGACGAAAACGGTCTGCCGGCGGATCTGCCGGTCTCCCGTCTGCGCACCGTTGTGGAAGCATGGGCGTTCCGTACCGCCGAAATCTCCAAGATGGAAGGCATCGAACAGATCTTCCCGTTCGAAAACCACGGACAGGAAATCGGCGTCTCCCTGGCGCACCCTCACGGACAGGTCTACTGCTACCCGTTCATCGCGCCGAAGATGGAAGCCGAACTCAAGCAGACCGAAGCCTACCATGAGAAGACCGGCGGCAACCTGCTCAAGGATCTCATGAACTCCGAAATCGAAGCTGGGGAGCGTATCGTCATGCGCAACCACAGCTGGGTGGCCTACGTGCCAGCCGCAGCCCGCTGGCCCCTCGAGGTACATGTGGCCCCGGTGCGCGACGTGCTCACCCTCGACGAGCTCAACGACCAGGAACGTTGGGATCTGGCCGTCATGTACTCCACCCTGCTCAAGCGCGGTAACGCGTTCTTCGACAAGGGTGACGGCAAGGGCATGGACCTGCCGTACATCGCAGCATGGCATCAGGCTCCGATCCACGACGCACGCCGTGAAAACTACCGCCTGAACCTGCAGTTCTTCTCGTTCCGCCGCGCAGCCAACAAGATCAAGTATCTGGCCGGATCTGAATCCGGCATGGCCGCATGGGTTTCCGACACCACGCCGGAACTCATCGCCAAGCGCTTCCACGAGCTCGGACCAATCGATATCGAAGGCTGA
- a CDS encoding lipoate--protein ligase family protein → MGRGLYKQPGGKLVGVSVRLSDAIPAYSREGASSIQSVEQCRIDGDFFLDGDDKDSRRLLQDWENLLQSQRSASARDITRRLQAITANYPNVRLVGMTEEGITIAFLRAITGSESRNAEDATDNGNIARSTKQYSGEQPGMHNALTQEEYLERWRALKPTVIHDKPRNPNEQMETDITWAREVAAGKREPTLRIWEWAAPAVVIGKFQSLEDEVNTAVAQKEGFTVVRRCTGGGAMFIEPGNTITYSLYAPFDFAQGISIEESYRLCDFWLVRALKELGLDVRFAGLNDIATQYGKLGGAAQRRFMPAGEGPGAILHHVTLAYDIDAEKMGRVLNTSREKMSDKAVKSAVKRVDPMRSQTGMSREDVVERLLDAAKRVTM, encoded by the coding sequence ATGGGCAGAGGCCTGTACAAGCAGCCGGGTGGCAAACTCGTAGGGGTTTCCGTCCGGCTTTCTGATGCCATTCCAGCATATTCCCGCGAAGGCGCAAGTTCCATCCAATCCGTGGAACAATGTCGGATCGACGGCGATTTCTTTCTTGACGGCGATGACAAGGATTCCCGCCGACTATTGCAGGATTGGGAAAACTTGCTGCAAAGCCAGCGAAGTGCGTCCGCACGCGACATTACGCGACGATTGCAAGCGATTACCGCGAACTATCCGAACGTGCGATTGGTGGGTATGACGGAAGAAGGCATTACCATCGCTTTCCTCCGCGCAATCACAGGCAGTGAATCGCGCAATGCGGAAGATGCAACGGACAACGGGAACATCGCGCGGTCCACGAAACAATATTCCGGGGAACAACCGGGAATGCATAATGCGCTGACGCAAGAGGAATATCTGGAACGCTGGCGGGCCCTGAAACCGACCGTCATCCACGACAAACCGCGAAATCCAAACGAACAAATGGAAACCGACATCACATGGGCGCGCGAAGTGGCGGCAGGCAAACGCGAACCCACGCTGCGTATCTGGGAATGGGCCGCCCCAGCGGTGGTCATCGGCAAATTCCAGTCGCTCGAAGACGAAGTCAATACGGCGGTCGCGCAGAAGGAAGGATTCACCGTGGTCCGACGTTGCACCGGCGGCGGGGCGATGTTCATCGAACCGGGCAATACCATCACCTACTCGTTGTACGCGCCGTTCGATTTCGCCCAAGGCATAAGCATCGAGGAATCATACCGGCTCTGCGATTTCTGGCTGGTGCGCGCGCTTAAGGAACTCGGGCTCGACGTACGATTCGCCGGTCTCAACGACATCGCCACGCAATACGGCAAGCTCGGCGGAGCCGCGCAACGCCGCTTCATGCCAGCAGGGGAAGGGCCTGGCGCCATACTGCATCACGTGACCCTCGCCTACGATATCGACGCGGAAAAAATGGGGCGGGTATTGAACACCTCACGCGAGAAAATGTCGGACAAAGCGGTGAAATCAGCGGTAAAACGAGTCGATCCGATGCGCTCGCAGACGGGCATGAGCCGTGAAGACGTGGTTGAACGGCTGCTCGACGCCGCCAAGCGAGTTACAATGTAG